The Vescimonas coprocola genome includes a window with the following:
- a CDS encoding DUF3793 family protein, translated as MSEELVVRQCAPTLAGIKTGSLFSCPCDSPEELRQEVRRINRLLAGKGLCLLPLRFDGGRALLYLYRPSRLRQDLEDAEAVRLLEESGYPCHSAGQCVACLIRRLRENDEFPHEIGLFLSYPPEDVRGFIENKACRFKCAGLWKVYGDEERAKELFRQYKRCTDRCCALWRAGSGLAQLAV; from the coding sequence ATGTCTGAGGAGCTTGTGGTGCGTCAGTGCGCCCCTACTCTGGCCGGGATCAAGACCGGCAGCCTGTTCTCCTGTCCCTGCGACTCCCCGGAGGAGCTGCGGCAGGAGGTGCGCCGCATCAACCGTCTGCTGGCGGGCAAGGGCCTGTGTCTGCTGCCCCTTCGCTTTGACGGCGGCCGTGCGCTGCTGTACCTCTACCGGCCCAGCCGCCTGCGGCAGGATCTGGAGGATGCCGAGGCCGTGCGCCTGCTGGAGGAGTCCGGGTACCCATGTCACAGCGCCGGGCAGTGCGTGGCCTGTCTCATCCGTCGTCTGCGGGAAAATGACGAATTCCCCCACGAGATCGGGCTGTTCCTCAGCTATCCTCCGGAGGATGTACGGGGCTTCATCGAGAACAAGGCCTGCCGCTTCAAGTGTGCCGGACTGTGGAAGGTCTATGGCGACGAGGAGCGGGCCAAGGAGCTGTTCCGTCAGTATAAGCGCTGCACCGACCGGTGCTGCGCCCTGTGGCGGGCAGGCTCCGGACTGGCGCAGCTGGCCGTGTGA